TTTCACTGTTTTTAATAATGCTTCTAACAAAGAGCAAAGCTAAAGAACCCATAGCAACAATACACAAAGCAGGTAGAGCCGCTTGCCGCAGAGCTTCATCACTGGCCAGTTCAAATGCATTGGTGGCTAATGTGTTAAAATCAAATGGCCGTAGTATCAATGTCAGTGGCAGTTCTTTCAGTACATCCAGAAAAACAAGAATTCCCCCTGCAATCAATCCGCCTTTACTCAGCGGCAGATATATTTTAAAAAAGGCTTTCAATGAATTTACCCCGGACAATTTACAGGCATCAGGATAGGCTTGTGGCATTTTCTCCATTACTCCGTCAAGGGCATTGTAGCTCACTGCAAAAAAACGAATTACACAGGCATATGTAAGCGCAAATATAGATCCATTGATTAGAAGCCCTGTATTCCACCCATAGTGATTGTCTAACCAAAGTAAGGGTGCCAAAACACCAATGGCAATAATGGCTCCGGGAATCGCATATCCAATACTGCTGAGCCGGACAACAGCACTTGTCCAAAAATTTTTGAAATAGTGATTGCTGAATGCATTTATAAATGCAATGATCAGGCAAATTATGGCTACAAGAAATGCTAATAATGCAGAATTAAAAACAAGTCCGGAAGATTCAAAGCCTGCTTCGCTCTGCAAAGCCCAAAATATCAATTGGAACAAAGGCAGTAAAATGCCCAGGAAAACGGGAATAGAGCAAACAACAAAGGCCAGCAAGGCATTTTTTCCTCTTAATTTATGTTCGTGACTGCGTTTTTTCTGAGTTCTGGAACTGCTGTATTTACGGGCAGATTGCAGTACTTTTTCAAGAAAATAGAAAAACAGAGTAACCAAAAGCAGGTTGCTGGCCAATTTTACGGCTGTTTGAATATCACCGAGAGAAAACCAGGTTCTGAAAATTCCGGTGGTTAGGGTTTTAATTCCAAAATAACTGGCAGCACCGTAATCATTCAAGACTTCCATAGTTACTAAAAACAAAGCACCGGCCAACGCAGGCCTTGCAAGTGGCAAGGCTATTTTATAAAAAACTTCGGCTGGCTTAGCACCCAGTGTTTGGGCCGCTTCTATTAGTGTTTCTTGCTGAATTTTAAAGGAGGAATACAAAATCAGATAGACATAGGGAAATAGTGCAAGTCCCATTACAAAACTTAGCCCAAGCCAGTTTTTCATATCTAACTGGTAGGAAATGTCAGGAAAAAAATCCAGCAAAAAAAAGTGCAGAGTACCGTAAACATTGAAAAATCCACCATAAACAAAAGCCATAATATAGGACGGAACAGAAAGTGGAAGTATAAGCAAGAGTGAAAATATCTTTTTTCCGGGAAATTGGTAGCGTGCCACCAACCATGCAGGGACAACTCCAAAAAGCAGGGAAAAAAGCCCTGTGAATAAAACCAGCAGTAAAGTATTGAGCACGTAATCCTGAAGTAAATGTTCTTTGAGGTGTGCCCAGTTGTCTCCACCGGAGATAAACAAACCGCTTATCACATAAGCTACTGGCACCAATAACAACACAGAAAAGAAGCTTACTGTAGCAATCCAGTAGTTTTTCTCATTTCTGATAGAAATAATGTTGTTTGTTTCCAATTCGCGATTTTATTGCCAGCCGGCCTCGTCCATTATTTTCACCGCCTGTGTATTGTATTTCCCCAAGTCATTTAAATCCAGGGTGTCTTTTCTGAAATCACCAAATGCTTTGAGAATTGACGGCCATTCAGCATCTGGATTTACTGGATATTCATTGTTTTCTTCTGCCAGCAATTCCTGAGAGTTTACATTGGTGAGAAACTGAATCAATTTGAGCGCATTTTCTTTATTTTTTGAATGATGCAACAAACCAATTCCACTGATATTGATATGTGCGCCATATTTACCGCTATCGGGAAAAATAATCTTCAGTTCTTTGGCAATGGTTTTTTCTTCATTCTGCTCAGAATCCATCAGCCGGGCCAGGTAATAGGTATTGACCAGTGCTATATCGCCAATTCCTGCAGCTACACTTTTTAGCTGATCAGTATCATTTCCTTTGGGTTTTCTGGCCATATTTTCTACAACCTGTTTTGTCCAGTTTAATGCATTTGCTTCCCCTTTATGTGCAATCAATGCTGATAGTAATGATTGGTTGTATAGGTTTTCAGAACTCCTTACCAAAACCCTTCCTTTGAATTTTGGATGAGCGAGCCCATCGTATGTTTTCAACAAATCTAAACCCTCAATCCTGTCTTTGTGTACTACAAACACCCGGCTTCTGTAGGTTAGTCCTACCCATTGTTTTTCTTTATCCCTGAAAAGCGGGTCAATTTGATCCATAATTTCAGCAGACTCAATGGCTTGAAGCAGCCCTGCATCCTTTGCGCGCCATAATCTTCCGGCATCTATTGTAATAATCAAATCCGCAGGTGAGTTTTCCCCTTCCATTTTAATGCGTTCCAACAATTGATCAGCACTGGCTTTTACAAGCTTCACTTTTATGCCAGTTTCTGCTTCAAAAGCTTTGTATAGTTTTTCATCTGAAGTGTAGTGGCGGTGGGAATATACATTCACTACTGCATCACTAGCTGTATCTGACTGTTTTGAATTATTGTTATCTGAATTACAACTGCCCAGAAAAAGTAAAATTAGGGGTAATAGTAGAAAGCTTGACTTCATTATTTTCATTTAAAAATTCAGAAGGCAAAGGTAGGAATTATCCCCTTCTTTAGAATGGTTTTAAATAATATCGCTACTCTTAGTGATTGCTGCTACGCACGATTTTCTGTTTTAGAAAATTGGTGATTTCCTTGGCCAGCAAAGCATTTCCTTTATTACTTACGTGGCATTCGTCTTTCCACCAGTGTTTTTCTATGGGGATCACAGCATTTAGCGAATACATAAATCCATATTGAGAGGCCAGTTTGTTGAGCAATTCATAGCGTTGAAAATAGCGTTGCTCCCTACAATCCAGTTTATTAAAATTACTGGTATTATTATAAAATTGCAGGGGCTGAACAAACTGAAAGTAGGGAATTTTATAGCCTTTACAGTAAGCTTTTATATCTAAAGTTATTTTTCGGTAAGTGCTTATAAACTCTTTTAGTTCATCATTTTGTGAATTGCAATCTATATTTGAATCTATCTTTTTTCTGAGCAAAAATGCTTTTAGCCGATCCACGTTTTTAAAAAAATAGGCAAAGCGCGAATAGGGTTTGGATTTAAAACGATTGTCCCGAATTACTCTAAAGTCTCCCCAGTGGTGTGGCGGCAATGGGTGCGGTGAATCATAAAAACGATTGTACCATTGTGTGGCAATATCATTGTAGCCATCTACGCCTATGACCATATCGGGTTTATAAACCATGCCGATGCTCTGTAGCAGTATGAATTCCTGTTGCAGGACAAAAGCTGAAATCCCTGCATTTATGACTTCAAAATTTTTTCCCGGGATTTGTCTTTCCAGTTCTTTTTCCAGAAAAACGGCTATGGTAGAATCCGCTTCATAGCCACGTGCTACACTGCCACCCAAAAGCAATATCCTGTAATTGTCATTGTTTTCGGATACTGTTGAATAATTTGTTTTAAAACCGTGCTGGTTCAGGTTTTTCCCTG
Above is a window of Chitinophagales bacterium DNA encoding:
- a CDS encoding Fe(3+) ABC transporter substrate-binding protein — its product is MKSSFLLLPLILLFLGSCNSDNNNSKQSDTASDAVVNVYSHRHYTSDEKLYKAFEAETGIKVKLVKASADQLLERIKMEGENSPADLIITIDAGRLWRAKDAGLLQAIESAEIMDQIDPLFRDKEKQWVGLTYRSRVFVVHKDRIEGLDLLKTYDGLAHPKFKGRVLVRSSENLYNQSLLSALIAHKGEANALNWTKQVVENMARKPKGNDTDQLKSVAAGIGDIALVNTYYLARLMDSEQNEEKTIAKELKIIFPDSGKYGAHINISGIGLLHHSKNKENALKLIQFLTNVNSQELLAEENNEYPVNPDAEWPSILKAFGDFRKDTLDLNDLGKYNTQAVKIMDEAGWQ
- a CDS encoding SGNH/GDSL hydrolase family protein, with translation MKFIKKTIFLLLGLFAMGLLIEVLLGIMFYIKDQHIDQVEVMETRDYPYLYYLFKTGKNLNQHGFKTNYSTVSENNDNYRILLLGGSVARGYEADSTIAVFLEKELERQIPGKNFEVINAGISAFVLQQEFILLQSIGMVYKPDMVIGVDGYNDIATQWYNRFYDSPHPLPPHHWGDFRVIRDNRFKSKPYSRFAYFFKNVDRLKAFLLRKKIDSNIDCNSQNDELKEFISTYRKITLDIKAYCKGYKIPYFQFVQPLQFYNNTSNFNKLDCREQRYFQRYELLNKLASQYGFMYSLNAVIPIEKHWWKDECHVSNKGNALLAKEITNFLKQKIVRSSNH
- a CDS encoding iron ABC transporter permease, whose amino-acid sequence is METNNIISIRNEKNYWIATVSFFSVLLLVPVAYVISGLFISGGDNWAHLKEHLLQDYVLNTLLLVLFTGLFSLLFGVVPAWLVARYQFPGKKIFSLLLILPLSVPSYIMAFVYGGFFNVYGTLHFFLLDFFPDISYQLDMKNWLGLSFVMGLALFPYVYLILYSSFKIQQETLIEAAQTLGAKPAEVFYKIALPLARPALAGALFLVTMEVLNDYGAASYFGIKTLTTGIFRTWFSLGDIQTAVKLASNLLLVTLFFYFLEKVLQSARKYSSSRTQKKRSHEHKLRGKNALLAFVVCSIPVFLGILLPLFQLIFWALQSEAGFESSGLVFNSALLAFLVAIICLIIAFINAFSNHYFKNFWTSAVVRLSSIGYAIPGAIIAIGVLAPLLWLDNHYGWNTGLLINGSIFALTYACVIRFFAVSYNALDGVMEKMPQAYPDACKLSGVNSLKAFFKIYLPLSKGGLIAGGILVFLDVLKELPLTLILRPFDFNTLATNAFELASDEALRQAALPALCIVAMGSLALLFVRSIIKNSEI